The following proteins come from a genomic window of Panicum hallii strain FIL2 chromosome 8, PHallii_v3.1, whole genome shotgun sequence:
- the LOC112903355 gene encoding F-box/LRR-repeat protein At3g26922-like: MPRGSKAARNASPPGPGRGGDRISALPDAVLQHALGFLPVREAVRTCVLARRWRHLWRSLPCLRIVDVEVLGSVNELTRFVNRILLLRDPGSALDGCEFDLRGFEYVDPVSVDLWIRHALLLRARVLSLSVRWTPLYKPFDSQYLSTLHLNGVQLSHNALDCSSCPMLEDLEITLSDIYAREICSPFSKRLSIVNCKFCLDHVYSTRISAPSLIWLKLEYCSGAPPLLEGMASLESACIRFGCGVDDFRMEGCYADCCGECVFLYDYGVQIDGRVLLQGLSNASTLEFRASFGMFTLEKDLVCCPTFSNLKTFYLINWCLAGDFRALLGFLRCTPNLEKLSLQLCQKEKCVLKMEDSNPIGQSFSLGKLKIVEVKCEKIDERVQRTLKILSSIGTCLEEFNIQKI; this comes from the exons ATGCCGCGCGGGAGCAAGGCCGCCAGGAACGCGTCGCCGCCAGGGCCCGGTCGCGGTGGGGACAGGATTAGCGCGCTGCCGGACGCCGTCCTCCAGCACGCGCTGGGCTTCCTGCCCGTGCGGGAGGCCGTGCGGACGTGCGTGCTCGCCAGGCGCTGGCGCCACCTCTGGCGGTCCCTGCCCTGCCTGCGCATCGTCGACGTCGAGGTGCTGGGGAGTGTCAATGAGCTGACCAGGTTCGTGAACAGGATTCTGCTGCTTCGTGACCCAGGATCGGCTCTTGACGGTTGCGAATTTGATCTCCGTGGTTTCGAGTACGTGGATCCTGTTTCCGTCGACCTCTGGATACGGCACGCGCTGTTGTTACGAGCTCGAGTGCTGTCCCTCAGTGTCCGGTGGACCCCACTGTACAAACCTTTTGATTCACAGTACCTGAGTACTTTGCATCTTAACGGTGTACAGTTGTCCCACAATGCTCTTGATTGTTCAAGCTGCCCAATGCTGGAGGATCTTGAGATCACCTTGAGTGATATCTATGCCCGCGAGAT cTGCTCTCCGTTCTCAAAACGTTTGAGCATAGTGAACTGCAAGTTTTGTCTTGACCATGTATACAGTACTCGTATTTCTGCACCCAGTCTCATTTGGCTCAAACTAGAGTACTGCAGTGGTGCACCTCCTTTGCTTGAAGGAATGGCGTCATTAGAAAGCGCATGTATCAGGTTTGGTTGTGGGGTTGATGATTTTCGCATGGAAGGTTGCTATGCGGACTGTTGCGGTGAGTGTGTCTTTCTTTATGATTATGGTGTTCAAATTGATGGGCGTGTCCTTCTTCAAGGTTTATCAAATGCCTCAACTTTGGAGTTTAGAGCTTCCTTTGGCATG TTTACTTTAGAAAAAGATTTGGTATGCTGCCCTACATTCAGCAATTTAAAGACTTTCTATCTCATTAATTGGTGTTTGGCTGGTGATTTCCGCGCGCTTCTTGGCTTTCTACGATGCACACCAAATTTAGAGAAACTCAGTCTTCAACTTTGTCAG AAAGAAAAATGTGTACTGAAAATGGAAGACAGCAATCCAATTGGACAATCATTTTCTCTAGGGAAACTTAAGATAGTCGAAGTTAAATGTGAAAAGATTGATGAAAGGGTTCAGAGAACTTTGAAGATCTTGAGTTcaattggaacttgtcttgagGAATTTAACATCCAGAAGATCTAG